From a single Paraburkholderia sp. FT54 genomic region:
- a CDS encoding ANTAR domain-containing protein — protein MLRVLLVTDTDKPIGDLRDALARLGYEMLASTATPQVLHRVVQSERPDVIIIDTESPSRDTLEQLAVMNATAPRPVLMFSHDANQQLIRDAVGAGVTAYLVEGLATERLAPILEVALARFAQESQLRERLAQVENELAERKLIDRAKRILMDQQKITEHAAYANLRKRAMNQGVKLAEVARAIIAAADSLK, from the coding sequence ATGCTGCGCGTTCTCCTCGTAACCGACACCGATAAGCCCATCGGCGATCTCCGCGACGCCCTTGCCCGCCTCGGCTACGAGATGCTGGCGAGCACCGCCACGCCGCAAGTGCTGCATCGCGTAGTGCAGAGCGAGCGGCCGGATGTCATCATCATCGACACGGAATCGCCGTCGCGCGATACGCTCGAACAACTCGCCGTGATGAACGCCACCGCGCCGCGTCCGGTGCTGATGTTCAGCCACGACGCCAACCAGCAATTGATTCGCGACGCCGTCGGCGCGGGCGTCACGGCATATCTCGTCGAAGGTCTTGCGACCGAGCGTCTCGCGCCGATCCTCGAAGTCGCGCTCGCGCGTTTTGCGCAGGAATCCCAATTGCGCGAACGTCTTGCGCAAGTCGAAAACGAACTCGCCGAGCGCAAGCTGATCGATCGCGCCAAGCGCATCCTGATGGATCAGCAAAAAATCACCGAGCACGCCGCCTATGCCAATCTGCGCAAACGCGCGATGAACCAGGGCGTCAAACTCGCCGAGGTCGCGCGCGCCATCATCGCTGCGGCTGACTCGCTCAAATGA